Proteins encoded in a region of the Globicephala melas chromosome 1, mGloMel1.2, whole genome shotgun sequence genome:
- the NHLH1 gene encoding helix-loop-helix protein 1 has product MMLNSDTMELDLPPTHSETESGFSDCGGGAGPDGAGPGGPGGGQARVLEPGEPGRKDLQHLSREERRRRRRATAKYRTAHATRERIRVEAFNLAFAELRKLLPTLPPDKKLSKIEILRLAICYISYLNHVLDV; this is encoded by the coding sequence ATGATGCTCAACTCAGACACCATGGAGCTGGACCTGCCTCCCACCCACTCTGAGACCGAGTCAGGCTTCAGCGActgtgggggcggggcgggccctgatggggcggggccgggggggccGGGAGGGGGCCAGGCTCGCGTCCTGGAGCCAGGAGAGCCGGGCCGGAAAGACCTGCAGCACCTGAGCCGTGAGGAGCGGCGGCGCCGGCGGCGCGCCACAGCCAAGTACCGCACGGCCCACGCCACGCGGGAGCGAATTCGCGTGGAAGCCTTCAACCTGGCCTTCGCCGAGCTGCGCAAGCTGCTGCCCACGCTGCCCCCCGACAAGAAGCTTTCCAAGATTGAGATCCTGCGCCTGGCCATCTGCTACATCTCCTACCTGAACCACGTGCTGGACGTCTGA